The window CGGGCCCGGTCCAGCCGCGTGTCGAAAACGTTCTCGTCTACACGCTCATCCATCAACCCCGTCGTTTGCGTTTGCCGGCTGCCTCCATACCGCTCGGGAAGGGTCCAGACGGGTGGGCTGAACATCTCTTTGATCACGAGATGAACGAGCGCTATTTCAGGAAGGTGGCAACGACGTGCTACTATCCGGCGGCGCGTCGCTTCACCGAGCTCGCCGAGCAGGGATTCAAGATGGCTATTGGTTTCTCCTTGTCCTTTGTGGAACAGGCGGAGCGATGGGATCCAGAGCTGCTGGATGTGTTTCGGAAGCTCGTGCAGAGTGACAACGTAGAGCCGGTCGCAACCAATCCCCGGCATGGATTTGAGTTGTTGTGGGACGTGGAGCGATTCATGGACGGGATGCGAGAATCGGCGGACCGTCTGGAGGAGGTTTTCGGTGTCCGTCCGGTCGTTGCGGATACGACTGAGTTGATGATGTCGGATACCATTTACCATGCGCTCGATCTCGCTGGATTTCAGGCCGCTTTCGTCGACGGCCGCAAGTGGCTGATGGAGTGGCGAGAGCCGACGTACATGTATCACCACAATGGCGGGCGTTTGAAGCTGTTGGTCAGACACTACGCGTTGAGCGATGATGTCGGATATCGATTCAGCGACAGAAGTTGGTCAGGATTCCCGCTGATGGCGGATCAGTACGCGAAGTGGCTTTCGGAAAGTCCCGGCGATTTTGTTGTACTTGGATGGGATTTCGAGACATTCGGTGAGCACCATCACGAAGACAGTGGCATCTTCGAATTTCTCCAGGCACTTCCGGATGCCGTACGCGACGCGGGACTTCAGTTTGCCACGCCTACGGAATTGTACGATGCTTTCGAAGGTGAAAGTCACGAGCTTCCTCTTCCCGCGTTTGCGAGCACCTGGGCGGGAAGCGGCGGTCTGGAATTCTTCCTTGGCAATGACGCGCAGAGGGCCGTCTTCCACCTCATGCTTCAGGCCTACAACAAGGCTCTGTTAACGGGCGACGAGCGATTTATTGATATTGCGCTGTGGCTGGCCCAGTCGGATAACCTGCACCTCATCCAGTGGTTTGGCCGATCCGGCTCGGAGGCTGAGGTGTCGGCGTACTTCACGCCAGACGAATGGTGGGCGCTCGGGCCGGACCGGATTATCTGGGAGATTCAGCAGGTCTACAAGAACTTCATTGCCGCCCTCGACGAGTATGTAGCTACGTCCGACGTCACCTCACCGGTCTGGCAGAAACGAGAAAGCAGGCGAACGAAGCGACGACTCGAGTTTGAGATCGGTGCTGAACTGGCATCTGAAACCGACATTCAACTGGACCGAGCTCCGGCTGCGGACGTGGCCGAGGCCGTCGTGCGAGAGGCCATGGCCGGTCAGAAGCAGGAGTCAGCAACCGGTCCATTCGGTGTCTCGAGCACTCGCGGAAGGACGCGCGTCTCGTTTACGATTGATCAGGCCGGGCTCGAGGGCGATGGACCGGCGCCGGACACGGGGTTGGACGCCGGTGGAACCTACGATGTCCGCAGGATAGCTTTCCCGTCGAAAGATTCGACCGACGCGGAGTAAGTGGCGGGACGGCCCACCGTCATTCGCGCGTGTGGACAGGCCGGCTTGAACAAATGCCGCGGGACCCCCAATCGATCAGCGGCATATACTGTTCTTTTCCACCAGAAAATACCCATGCAGAAAGCACTTTCCCGCACCGTCTACGTCGCCGCCCTTCTGGTCCTCGTCCTTCCGCGCCCGGCGTCATGCCAGTCCGTTGTCTTACAGGACGACGACGATCGGAAAGCGAGGATCGCCGAGAATCTGAAATATCGATTCCCTCAGTTGCGCGAAAGCGTTGTTACCGTGGCGGAGCTGGGAGCCAGTTCCTCGCCAGGCTTTGACGAAGGTGTCGTCGTCATTGACGGCCGGAATCAGATGCGCTTCTTGACGACGAGCGATGATGCGCGCCTATACCTTCTGGCGGCCGACCCGATTGATGCGAGCCTCTCTATGCAGGACATTGCTGTAGAGCTGCAGCGAGAAAAGGACGTCGAAGCGAAGGAGGCTCGAGAAAGGCATCGGGCGCTTCTGGCCGAATCGGAAGGGATGCCCAGCCGCGGGCCGACAGATGCACCGGTCACGATCATTGAGTATTCGGATTTCGAATGCCCGTTCTGCGCCCGTGTCTACGGCACCGTGGAGAGTGTGCTCGAGAAATACCCGGAGCAGGTGCGGCTTGTCTATCGTCACTTCCCGCTGTCACGACACCCATGGGCCGAGCCCGCGGCGATTGCCGCTGTCTGTGCGGCACAGCAGTCCGGCGAAGCGTTCTGGCGTTTGTACGACGGGTATTTCACTAACCAGGCGACCGTCTCTAAAGACAACTATGCAGAGAAGGGAAGGGAGTGGATATCGCCGGCCGGCATTGACGTTGATGCCTGGTCGGAGTGCGCAATCGACACATCGTCGGATGCATACCAGGCTGCCCGGCAGCGCGTGCTGGCGGATGCTGAGAGCGGTAGTCGCAACGGAGTCACCGGAACCCCCGCCTTCTTCGTCAACGGCCAGTTTCTGAGCGGAAACCAACCTCTGTCAGCATTCGACGAAGCGATCGCCGCCGCGCTCGCCGACTCGAAATAAAGCCTCCGCTCGTCAGGCGAGCGCCAGCAGGCTTTCTTCCACAATACCCTCCACGAGTCGGACTTTGTAGCCGTTCTGTTCGAGCGGCTCCGCATCTCGTGTTGCCAATCTTCCGGCTTCCTCCGCGAGCGAGGCAGTGATCGGCTTGCCCTCGATCAGCTGCTCGACGGCCGGCAGACGCCAGGGGATCGGAGCCACACCGCCAAGGACGAGCCGGGATTTCGCGACTCGATTTCCGTCCATCTGCAGAACGACAGCAACGCTCGCCAGCGCAAAGTCCCACGACCCTCGCTCTCGAACCTTTCGGTAGAGGCTGCGAGTCCCGTCCGGTGCAGACGGAATATCCACTCCTGTGACCAGCTCGCCCTGCGCGAGTGAATTCTCACGAGAAACATCTTGATCCGGCAGAACGAAAAACGAATCCATGCCGATGCTCCTTTCGGTGCCGTCATTCTGGATGCGCACGGACGCATCGAATGCCATGAGCATGGGCGCCGTATCCGACGGGTGAACGATGTAGCACGGTGTTCCTCCCATGATGGCGTGGTAGCGGTTCTCTCCGCTCTCGGCGTAGCACGTGTTGCCGCCTTTCTTCAGGCAATGAAACTCGCCTCTAAAATACCAGCAGCGTGGCCGCTGGCAGATGTTGCCACCGAGGGTGCCCTGGTTGCGCAGCTGGGGTGACGCCACATCTCCCGCCGCCGTGGCAAGTCCGGCATATCGATCCTGGATGAGTGCGCTGCCTGCGATCTCGCTGATCGTCGTCAGGGCCCCGATGCGGAGACCGCCGTTCGGCGTGCGTCGGATGCCACGCAGAT of the Rhodothermales bacterium genome contains:
- a CDS encoding glycosyltransferase, with product MAFVVSVPPDKAAFCVLSFEGPDRYAIAGGLGIRVANLSVALARRGYKTHLLFVGDPDRPATEELENGRLTLHRWSQWISATHHSGVYDGEEGKVWDFNESVPAFVVDHFVRPALDEGMLPVIMAEEWHTAEAVIRIHDLLVEAGLRHRCVMLWNANNTMSFHRVDWPRLSTASQLTTVSRYMKHIMWEMGLNPLVIPNGIPGDLLRRVGQTRVAQLRKTLHARDAVLLFKVGRFDPAKRWLMAVDAAARIKNGGQRVVFVLRGGIEAHGQEVFDRAAAHGLSVVHVTGEPANWKELMDLLADVPPADLYHFSFHMSPDLLRPFYAAADAVLANSGHEPFGLVGLEGMAAGGLVFVGSTGEEYSFAGPCAISLDTDDPEEIVSEILELRDDPDRSREIRASARRTAAQFTWDKVIDIVNDKVRFVARSIGAIDSGPVQPRVENVLVYTLIHQPRRLRLPAASIPLGKGPDGWAEHLFDHEMNERYFRKVATTCYYPAARRFTELAEQGFKMAIGFSLSFVEQAERWDPELLDVFRKLVQSDNVEPVATNPRHGFELLWDVERFMDGMRESADRLEEVFGVRPVVADTTELMMSDTIYHALDLAGFQAAFVDGRKWLMEWREPTYMYHHNGGRLKLLVRHYALSDDVGYRFSDRSWSGFPLMADQYAKWLSESPGDFVVLGWDFETFGEHHHEDSGIFEFLQALPDAVRDAGLQFATPTELYDAFEGESHELPLPAFASTWAGSGGLEFFLGNDAQRAVFHLMLQAYNKALLTGDERFIDIALWLAQSDNLHLIQWFGRSGSEAEVSAYFTPDEWWALGPDRIIWEIQQVYKNFIAALDEYVATSDVTSPVWQKRESRRTKRRLEFEIGAELASETDIQLDRAPAADVAEAVVREAMAGQKQESATGPFGVSSTRGRTRVSFTIDQAGLEGDGPAPDTGLDAGGTYDVRRIAFPSKDSTDAE
- a CDS encoding thioredoxin domain-containing protein; the encoded protein is MQKALSRTVYVAALLVLVLPRPASCQSVVLQDDDDRKARIAENLKYRFPQLRESVVTVAELGASSSPGFDEGVVVIDGRNQMRFLTTSDDARLYLLAADPIDASLSMQDIAVELQREKDVEAKEARERHRALLAESEGMPSRGPTDAPVTIIEYSDFECPFCARVYGTVESVLEKYPEQVRLVYRHFPLSRHPWAEPAAIAAVCAAQQSGEAFWRLYDGYFTNQATVSKDNYAEKGREWISPAGIDVDAWSECAIDTSSDAYQAARQRVLADAESGSRNGVTGTPAFFVNGQFLSGNQPLSAFDEAIAAALADSK
- a CDS encoding xanthine dehydrogenase family protein subunit M, which translates into the protein MLPEFAYVRATSRKDALKHLEQPGSYVHAGGTDLQGCMRDRVFPVAKIVSITDVDDLRGIRRTPNGGLRIGALTTISEIAGSALIQDRYAGLATAAGDVASPQLRNQGTLGGNICQRPRCWYFRGEFHCLKKGGNTCYAESGENRYHAIMGGTPCYIVHPSDTAPMLMAFDASVRIQNDGTERSIGMDSFFVLPDQDVSRENSLAQGELVTGVDIPSAPDGTRSLYRKVRERGSWDFALASVAVVLQMDGNRVAKSRLVLGGVAPIPWRLPAVEQLIEGKPITASLAEEAGRLATRDAEPLEQNGYKVRLVEGIVEESLLALA